Proteins encoded by one window of Streptomyces sp. LX-29:
- a CDS encoding helix-turn-helix transcriptional regulator: MSTTIMRPAGTDTETRRSELAAFLRSRRERITPEQVGLVRGARRRTPGLRREEVAQLSAVGVTWYTWLEQGRDIKVSAQVLDAIARALLLDRSERAHLFALGGATDPAPSGECGGVPRSLRLLMDELEPLPACVQNSRSDILAYNRVYGRMMCDLDALPPEDRNCLWLAFTNAAWRASLVDPHEAVRAMTAKFRAAMAEHVADPAWKALVRRLHEASPEFREIWRRHEVLRPGEKTKVFRQSSVGLLRLNYTPLWTAQTPGVGTRLLTYVPADAESRERLERLHALALTPA, translated from the coding sequence ATGAGTACGACGATCATGCGGCCCGCGGGCACCGACACCGAGACCCGGCGCTCCGAACTCGCCGCCTTCCTGCGCAGCCGTCGTGAGCGGATCACCCCCGAGCAGGTCGGGCTGGTGCGCGGCGCCCGGCGCCGCACCCCCGGCCTGCGCCGCGAGGAGGTCGCCCAGCTCTCCGCCGTCGGCGTCACCTGGTACACGTGGCTGGAGCAGGGCCGCGACATCAAGGTCTCCGCCCAGGTGCTGGACGCCATCGCCCGTGCGCTGCTGCTCGACCGCAGCGAGCGCGCCCATCTCTTCGCCCTCGGCGGGGCCACCGACCCGGCTCCGAGCGGCGAGTGCGGCGGGGTGCCGCGGTCGCTGCGGCTGTTGATGGACGAGTTGGAGCCCTTGCCGGCCTGCGTGCAGAACAGCCGGTCCGACATCCTCGCCTACAACCGCGTCTACGGGCGGATGATGTGCGACCTCGACGCCCTGCCGCCGGAGGACCGCAACTGCCTCTGGTTGGCCTTCACCAACGCCGCCTGGCGCGCCAGCCTGGTCGACCCGCACGAGGCGGTCCGCGCGATGACCGCCAAGTTCCGCGCCGCCATGGCCGAGCACGTCGCCGATCCGGCCTGGAAGGCCCTGGTCAGGCGGCTGCACGAGGCGTCGCCTGAGTTCCGGGAGATCTGGCGGCGGCACGAGGTGCTGCGGCCCGGCGAGAAGACCAAGGTCTTCCGCCAGTCGAGCGTCGGCCTGTTGCGCCTGAACTACACCCCTCTCTGGACCGCCCAGACCCCGGGCGTCGGGACCAGGCTGCTGACGTACGTCCCCGCCGACGCGGAGTCCCGCGAGCGTCTGGAACGGCTGCACGCGCTGGCCCTGACCCCGGCCTGA
- a CDS encoding aldo/keto reductase — translation MQTRTLGTTGPQVSSLGLGAMGMSALYGEADRSESIATVHAALDAGITLLDTGDFYGMGHNELLLNEALRTAPAALREQALTSVKFGALRGPDGSWLGYDGRPAAVKNFAAYSLQRLGTDHIDIYRIARLDHSVPVEETVGAIAELVEAGYVKHIGLSEVGAESLRRAAAVAPIADLQIEYSLISREIEREILPTARELGIGVTAYGVLSRGLISGHFARDRKLAANDFRGISPRFQGENLDRNLDLVDALREIAERKGVTVAQIAIAWVLSRGEDIVPLVGARRRDRLAEAVGALDVTLDGDDLAAIEAAVPAGAAAGARYPEAQMAHLDSEK, via the coding sequence GTGCAGACCCGCACCCTCGGCACCACCGGCCCCCAGGTCTCCTCCCTCGGTCTCGGCGCGATGGGCATGTCCGCCCTCTACGGCGAAGCCGACCGCTCGGAGTCCATCGCCACCGTCCACGCCGCCCTCGACGCCGGCATCACACTGCTGGACACCGGCGACTTCTACGGCATGGGCCACAACGAGCTGCTGCTCAACGAGGCGCTGCGCACCGCCCCCGCGGCGCTGCGCGAGCAGGCCCTGACCAGCGTCAAGTTCGGTGCCCTGCGCGGCCCCGACGGCAGCTGGCTGGGCTACGACGGCCGCCCGGCGGCGGTGAAGAACTTCGCCGCGTACTCGCTGCAGCGCCTGGGCACGGACCACATCGACATCTACCGGATCGCCCGGCTCGACCACTCCGTCCCGGTCGAGGAGACCGTCGGCGCCATCGCCGAGCTGGTGGAGGCCGGCTATGTGAAGCACATCGGGCTGTCGGAGGTGGGCGCGGAGAGCCTGCGCCGGGCCGCCGCCGTGGCCCCGATCGCCGACCTCCAGATCGAGTACTCGCTGATCTCGCGGGAGATCGAGCGGGAGATCCTGCCCACCGCGCGCGAGCTGGGCATCGGCGTCACCGCGTACGGCGTGCTCTCCCGCGGCCTGATCAGCGGCCACTTCGCCCGCGACCGCAAGCTCGCCGCGAACGACTTCCGCGGCATCAGCCCGCGGTTCCAGGGGGAGAACCTCGACCGCAACCTGGACCTGGTGGACGCGCTGCGCGAGATCGCCGAGCGGAAGGGCGTGACCGTCGCTCAGATCGCCATCGCCTGGGTGCTGTCCCGTGGCGAGGACATCGTGCCGCTGGTCGGCGCGCGGCGTCGGGACCGCCTGGCCGAGGCGGTGGGCGCGCTGGACGTTACGCTCGACGGCGACGACCTGGCCGCGATCGAAGCGGCCGTTCCGGCGGGCGCCGCCGCGGGCGCGCGCTACCCGGAGGCCCAGATGGCGCACCTCGACAGCGAGAAGTAA
- a CDS encoding TetR family transcriptional regulator, which produces MPPEQLTPDRILEATEEVLRRFGPAKATVVDVARALGVSHGSVYRHFRTKAALREAVTERWLDQSHAELSAIAAGSEPAADRLRAWLAALFAAKRRKAGDDPELFATYMALVGENSATVEHHIDTMVGQLATIVASGVATGEFTELDPATTARALWDATNRFHDPAYAAEWSLPEIDGAFAAVCDLLLCGLRT; this is translated from the coding sequence ATGCCGCCCGAGCAGCTGACCCCCGACCGCATCCTCGAAGCCACCGAGGAGGTGCTGCGACGCTTCGGCCCGGCGAAGGCCACCGTGGTGGACGTCGCCCGGGCGCTGGGGGTCAGCCACGGCAGCGTCTACCGTCACTTCCGCACCAAGGCGGCGCTGCGCGAGGCGGTCACCGAGCGGTGGCTGGACCAGTCGCACGCGGAGCTGTCCGCGATCGCCGCGGGGTCCGAGCCGGCGGCGGACCGACTGCGCGCCTGGCTCGCCGCCCTGTTCGCCGCCAAGCGGCGCAAGGCCGGCGACGACCCGGAGCTCTTCGCCACCTACATGGCGCTGGTCGGCGAGAACAGCGCCACGGTGGAGCACCACATCGACACGATGGTCGGGCAGCTCGCGACCATCGTGGCCTCCGGCGTGGCCACCGGCGAGTTCACCGAGCTCGACCCGGCAACCACCGCCCGCGCCCTGTGGGACGCGACCAACCGCTTCCACGACCCGGCGTACGCGGCGGAGTGGTCGCTGCCGGAGATCGACGGGGCGTTCGCGGCGGTGTGCGACTTGCTTTTGTGCGGACTGCGGACCTGA
- a CDS encoding MFS transporter — protein MTAPGLITILLGSALPMIDFFIVNVALPAMGRDLDASPAVLELVVAGYGVAYAVLLVLGGRLGDTFGRRRLFLVGMAAFGVTSLACGLAPDAWTLVGARVAQGAAAALLLPQVLATIQATTSGPRRARALSLYGATGGLSMVAGQILGGVLVAADLAGTGWRAVFLVNVPVALLGLVLAARTVPETRSDRPAPVDVAGTVLLALSLVTLLLPLTEGRAAGWPLWTWVLLALFPPAAAAFFVVERRLDAAGRPDRVPLVPPSLFALPGLRRGLALVVPFSTGFGGFMFVVAVALQEGLRFGPVAAGVALVPMAVAFFCVSLAGPRLAARFGSRVITVGAVVQGLGLTLLAVTVLRGWPDLDVWALLPGIALAGFGQGLQLPLLFRIVLAEVPAERAGVGSGVMVTTQQSAMALGVATLGTLFLSVESAAGMRDALVTTLAVQVAAIVLTALLSLRLPRAVG, from the coding sequence CTGACCGCGCCCGGGTTGATCACCATTCTGCTGGGCTCCGCCCTGCCGATGATCGACTTCTTCATCGTCAACGTCGCCCTGCCCGCGATGGGCCGCGACCTCGACGCGAGCCCGGCCGTGCTGGAGCTGGTGGTGGCCGGGTACGGCGTGGCGTACGCCGTGCTGCTGGTGCTCGGCGGCCGGCTCGGCGACACCTTCGGGCGCCGCCGGCTGTTCCTCGTCGGCATGGCCGCCTTCGGCGTGACCTCGCTGGCCTGCGGGCTGGCACCGGACGCCTGGACGCTGGTCGGGGCGCGGGTGGCGCAGGGCGCGGCCGCCGCGCTGCTGCTCCCCCAGGTGCTGGCCACCATCCAGGCCACCACCTCCGGCCCGCGCCGGGCCCGGGCGCTGAGCCTGTACGGCGCCACCGGCGGTCTGTCGATGGTCGCCGGCCAGATCCTGGGCGGGGTGCTGGTCGCGGCGGACCTGGCGGGCACCGGCTGGCGCGCGGTGTTCCTGGTCAACGTGCCGGTCGCGCTGTTGGGGCTGGTGCTCGCCGCCCGTACCGTCCCGGAGACCCGCTCCGACCGCCCGGCGCCGGTCGACGTGGCCGGCACGGTGCTGCTGGCGCTCTCGCTGGTCACGCTGCTGCTGCCGTTGACGGAGGGGCGGGCCGCGGGATGGCCGCTGTGGACCTGGGTGCTGCTGGCGCTGTTCCCGCCGGCCGCGGCCGCGTTCTTCGTGGTGGAGCGGCGCCTCGACGCCGCGGGCCGGCCCGACCGGGTCCCCCTGGTGCCGCCGAGCCTGTTCGCGCTGCCGGGGCTGCGGCGCGGCCTGGCGCTGGTGGTGCCGTTCTCCACCGGCTTCGGCGGCTTCATGTTCGTGGTGGCGGTGGCGCTCCAGGAGGGCCTGCGGTTCGGGCCGGTGGCCGCCGGGGTGGCGCTGGTGCCGATGGCGGTGGCCTTCTTCTGCGTCTCGCTCGCGGGCCCGCGGCTGGCGGCCCGGTTCGGCAGCCGGGTGATCACGGTCGGCGCGGTGGTGCAGGGCCTGGGCCTGACGCTGCTCGCCGTGACGGTGCTGCGCGGCTGGCCGGACCTGGACGTGTGGGCGCTGCTGCCGGGCATCGCGCTGGCCGGCTTCGGCCAGGGGCTCCAGTTGCCGCTGCTGTTCCGGATCGTGCTGGCGGAGGTGCCGGCCGAGCGGGCCGGGGTGGGCAGCGGGGTGATGGTCACCACGCAGCAGTCCGCGATGGCCCTGGGCGTGGCCACCCTCGGCACGCTCTTCCTCTCCGTGGAGTCCGCGGCGGGGATGCGGGACGCGCTGGTGACGACGCTCGCGGTGCAGGTGGCGGCCATCGTGCTGACGGCGCTGCTGAGCCTGCGGCTGCCGCGCGCGGTGGGCTGA
- a CDS encoding Uma2 family endonuclease, which translates to MTTMLDFPPPTITTPGAASFAQLCEALEAMNEHVPAGFSAEIIGGKIVLSPWSKPSYQAPMLSLRDQLRPRLPVGSNVDTSPFLFVFADAERAYGPDVHVTEAAAFASVSEGIRIPGEALSLVAELTSASTRDIDYQDKLAVYGRHVPVYLLLDMQERVLTVFSGPSEWGYTTRTPCKFGDKVHIPAPFDFELDTAGWEA; encoded by the coding sequence ATGACGACCATGTTGGACTTCCCACCACCGACGATAACGACGCCAGGAGCCGCCAGCTTCGCGCAGCTGTGTGAAGCCCTGGAGGCCATGAACGAGCATGTACCGGCAGGCTTCAGCGCCGAGATCATCGGGGGAAAGATCGTCTTGTCGCCTTGGTCGAAGCCCTCATACCAAGCGCCCATGCTCTCGCTGCGCGACCAGTTGCGGCCCCGCCTACCCGTCGGCTCCAACGTGGACACCTCGCCGTTCCTGTTCGTGTTCGCTGACGCCGAGCGTGCCTACGGGCCGGATGTGCATGTCACGGAGGCAGCAGCGTTCGCGAGCGTATCCGAGGGCATCCGGATTCCTGGTGAGGCTCTCTCCCTGGTCGCCGAGCTGACCTCCGCCTCAACACGCGACATCGACTACCAGGACAAGCTGGCTGTCTACGGCCGGCATGTGCCCGTCTACCTGCTGCTGGACATGCAGGAACGGGTGCTCACGGTGTTCTCCGGGCCCTCCGAATGGGGTTACACCACACGGACACCGTGCAAGTTCGGCGACAAGGTCCACATCCCCGCCCCCTTCGACTTCGAGCTCGACACCGCCGGCTGGGAGGCGTAG